ttatgaaaggggtaaaaatacTCTAGTTTCTGTGATCGTGCAAATTCACTGCAACTGCACGTTAcatcaaaaaattatttttttgatgtAACGTGCAGTGAATTTGCACGATCACAGAAACGACTTTAACTAGTtaatttttacccctttcataaaCGTTTGGCTTTTACACGTATATACTATCGTTATTTTCGAAATTTTATTAAATTCTCATAGGACTACCCCAAACACAACCCGGGAACAGAGTGCCTGTGGCCCTCTCATAGTAAAATATGGCATCTTTGGTGGCGAGGGTGTGCCAAGATATCCGTGTGCTGATTCGAAATTTAGAACTTGAAACTGACACCAACCAGTTGATAATATACTCGGAACAACTACTCTCCATTCAGGAAGAACTTGTCTTTGTAGCTGCTGGTACTGTTGATATACAAAGTTCTATTTTTGACAGCATTAGCTGGGTCATTGGCATTTTACGAAACCCCATCAGACATGGAATTCGAAACCCATGGCATGGCATATGAGTGTATACTCTCGGAGAGTGGGACGACCCTCTTTCAAAATTTGGCGAGAACAGTTAATTTTCTTTCTTGGTGAAGGTTTTACCATTCCAAAGATGTCAGCAATGTTAGGAGTGTCTAGGAGAACAGTCGAAAGGCGATTATCACAACATGGGCTATCAGTGTCAGAATCGTACGCGACCCTGACGGATGATGAACTCGACACCAAACTTGAACATATAATTGAACAACTGCCCAATACTGGTATGAAACACCTTCACAGCGTTTTATTGTCTATGGGTACACATGTAACCAGGGTAATAAGGGTCGATCCTCATGGAGTGGAGTCGAGAAGGAGGTATGCAGTAAGGAGAAGACAGTACAATGTTTCTTGTCCAAACACACTTTGGCATATATAAGTTGTTGATTCCGGGCAAAATCTCCTTACTGTTACTAATGTTAGTGTACGCCTTCTCGTTTCCACTCTAGGCTTTCGCGTACATGAAATATGGTTACTTGTAGGCGGTAAAATGCCGTGAAATGACGTGAAGTCCGGTGTTGGGTAGtcataagaatgaaatcatgaccaaataataatgaaataagaattaaatcataatgaaatcatgaccaaataataatgaaatcatgaccaaataataaaggaataagaatgaaatcatgaccaaataagaatgaaatcatgaccaaataagaatgcaatcatgaccaaataagaatgaaatcatgaccaaataagaatgaaatcatgaccaaataagaatgaaataagaatgaattcatgaccaaataagaatgaattcatgaccaaataagaatgaaataatgaccaaataagaatgaaataataaccaaataagaatgaaatcatgaccaaataagaatgaaataatgaccaaataagaatgaaataatagccaaataagaatgaaatggtgaaataatgatgaaataataataaaataatgatgaaataacaaTGATAGAATGATGGAATAAGAAATAATGCCACTGAAtggtaaaatatacatattgtgGGAACCCTTGTTAATTTCTTCTTGTctacatcagacaattagatgtcattcaaaaatatactttagtggtCAACagccctggaaaatggccaaaatcaatacgAATACCCCTGAaaaaaactgatgaaaaacccctggaaagtcttggaattttgttttgcttcaAGTGTAAGATCCTGATTGATCATTGAATATGTTGCATTGAATGAGTTAACTTGATTTCGACTTGAATGTATTTTCACCAAGCTAACTCTATTCCAATTATGgaatattttcattgtataaGTTAACTtgatttttagctccgctgtcagcgaaagctgaaagcgtagctttaggtataggttgtatagagtatagagagtagagtgaatcgtAGGTGCcagtcaaacttttatattttcattatctactCCAAAAGTGACAGTCgtaattcttcgatatttggtgtgcatgttccctggggggaggctattcagatttgttcatgccaagttgatctgtgccattttcaattttttatgatttttttttcataaaatgtcattttcatcatctccttgaaaacttcttgtcagattgctttgatatctggtgtgttgatgcgcagggggtagcttacttagatttgttaatttcaagtcagcacgtcatcttttctattttttatgattttttttttgtaatttaaaaaaaaaatgaatatgttaatgagcattatgaccgccgccatattggaaatcagtccgcgagactttaggtaaactgcaacttttcaaaagacactattgacgtcaaacaagcaatgtaatatgtgctgtagtcttaattctacgcattgtgcgcccaaatgacaaatatttgttcgaaacagggatgtaaacttcaaatccaaattctccaccctcctacagaatggttcattccagtatacgcacctcacgatcaagtgagCTCTATGAGAAGTCgtgcatgcctgaactgaagtgtatgggacgatttttgacagagtcagtcgtcaataaaaacgataatactctttctaaaattatcacattttgaaagggaaagtactttgtggttcatttatggagttttgtttttgtacgatcaatcttggtggcaaaattacagtgtcaaaattaccgatgtggtagttccgtacggcgacaatctcaagtacccggatgcacgagggactaacccggaagcaaatcgttgccagccatacgttacagtggtaacattgtccgagaaatcgctgcgttcagagtgtcattattcatagaattgtttttttcgagtgaaaacccgtcttgaattgtataactctaacaaatgaagacatgtcaagttatattttgaaagttgtatcgctagtttgagacggtttcctcacgtactatcgaggcttggaccttactccagttcagcgagaagtttagccagtccgataattctttctggtttagtttacaacacttttgatcacacagattttgtttatgtgatgaaaagaaatttaaaaaatgatcacttcaaccatttcgttgtgttttatttatgaaaggtaatcgaacatgaacgagtgttaccactgtaacgtatggctgagaatgactctcttccgggtacttgggattgtcgccatACGGAAACTATgttggcgattaatacatttcttccctatatatatctactacaactagtacatgttgaatgttgttgacttggtaaatttgttagaaaattgaaattgaaattgcctcaaaattattttagatccctagtttatttcattcatcattaacattttccagggttaaagctgtaagacactggaattatttatagccaacctcaaaatcctctttttttctttttcttgtgttcatttcccagtcatttttttagcacaactgaactgaggttcagtagtgctatagggatcgcccagcgtctgtctgtctgtgtgtctgtgtgtgtgtgtggatgtgtgtgtgtgtgtgtgtgtgtgtgtgtgtgtaaacaacttaaagtcaaaaaccactgaaccgattgccatgatatttggtgggtccattactttgggtgtctagttgggaaattgttcaaataaatatgatcgcatcacagatgtgtgatttgggtcaaaaaatgtgatttttggtcaaaaaacttaaactcagaaactactgggcaaattggtgcgaaatttggtgggaacattcttaagggggtgtaaagtaagatttgttcttgacatgatgattccatcagtgatatgcaaattagggctaaaaatgtgtcttttgggttaaaaatctataatgccaaaactactgagcagattgggctgaaatttaatgggaatgcatctagggatgtatggatgaagaaatattaagcatacaatgattccatgagtgatatgtaaattaggtgtaaaaatgttcatttttggtcaaaaacttatatcccaaaaagtacttggtcaccgagtcttaaacttggtgagatgtttctgaaagtgttattctgcagattttctttcaaaacattgacaaaattggcccttgcgaccatgaccacgcccttagcaacaaccaaatggcagtatattttggtcaaatctACCTTTAAATCCaaattaaaacagtatttactAGTCTAAGTCAATTTACTCTGAAAATATCGTTATAACCTTCGTTTGCCCCTTGTATATGGGCCGTCGCAGGCAGAAAGGGCCCTTATGTcgatttttgctacattttaagttAAAAGTTAGACGCTTTCAAACATTGTATCACTTTTCGTTACCCGTGAGTTCGAAAGTGCGAATGACCTTGATGACTCTCGGCATGATGTTTGATCGTTTTGGgttaatatttctttctttcacgAAAAAATGTTGCTCATTTtcgatgaaaatgaataaaaataattaaattgatAAAGGTTTTAGCATTTCTACGATATTTTTCCGACTCCAAACGAAGTTCCGTGCTGCACATTCCCGCCAGATCTCACACGTGACCACTAACTTCCGAAATCAACTCAACATTTCAAAGCGTAAGCAAACCTCTTCACAGCTCTTATTATATTAACCTACTACAATGTCCTTAGAAATCCCAATTTGTCGTGAAATAGACCCGGAACTACGCGCGTTACTTGAAAATCGTCAGGATGACATCGCCGAAACCTTTAGCCCACCGCAATCGACATCCAATTCGCAGATTTCCCAAgatgaaaataccactactactaaTATTATTGTCCAACGCGATTCAGCCGAAGCAGAAGGTAATTCCGAAGACGAAGACCACCAACTCGACCCAGAAGAAATAGCaagattattttcaatatcagaCGACTTATCAGCAGACGAAGGGCCCCGGGATGATTTAGCCAAGAGCGCAGTAGAGTTAGCGATGAAAGACGGATGTGGATGTAAGAATGAGTGTTTTACCAGTTTGAGTGTCGACCGAGTATGGGAATACCGTTTAAACGTGGCAGAGTATCCAAGGGACCAGTTAGATGTACTTATATTATCAAAGTTAGAACAGAGTGAAGTCTTAGGTGATACTATTCGTGGAGGCAAGAGGGAGCGACAATACTTCAACTACACCTTTGTTGGACAATCTGTCTGTGAAAAAGCGTGGCGTTACATTCATAGTATAGgtgagtatttttgttttcgtaCTTTTATTAATTGTTGATTTTCCCTATGTCGACATGTCGTCGCTGCTTTTAAAATTCACTAATTGCAGTTTTAAATCAAAGTCTGAAAGcctagtggagggtctatggcctgAAGTAGTAATAATAGATGTTCATACCTTAAACATCGATGTCAAATAAGGCCGAAACATAAAAGAGGGGGAAATGACGACGCTGGAGTCGATATTTATTTGTGTCAGTTGTAATGAACGCCCGGTCGGCGAGGTGACCTCGACTTTATTTTAGCGGTAATGGTATCAAACTGGGATCATGGTGGTACTTTCATGTTGGATGTTGTAAACTGAACGGTTTATGGACAGGGGAGGGACAATCATTATTGATGGCAGAAATGGGATGGTTACGTTTTTCAgagaatacatttgtaaaactgttcttggTAATCGAATGTAATCGATGAGTACAAAATATGCCATAGGTCAAATTGTGTAAATAACTTACTACAAGTAGTACTACCCATACAGCGTATATAACTTATACAGTGCCATTCAagctattgttattgtattggtaattcactacaaatttatacaattgtataattacttatgTAGTTTGAGTCATTCACCTAGTCCTATCACTTGTATACAATTGCCATGATTTTGTcgattttgtcaaaattgttttttgttaaggTCATTACAACTAGTCATTGATATTCGTTAAACCTCTGTATTAaacttattattaataatagtaataagtATCAGTATTTTAAGATATATTGTGACATTAGTTACTCTTTTCTTCATTGCTATTAGGAGAAAAAAGATTTAAGAATATAAAGAGTCATTACAAGATGTATGGTGTTGTCCCAAGAAATCATGGTCTGAAAGGCAAGAGACCAGTTAATGCATATTCATTTGAGGTAAGTCATTAGTTAGTATTGCTGAGTTTATctatatataagttataacacttGTTGCTAGGTAAAGCCATCCCATTTCTAATATGAAAGTATACTTTATAAGTTTTGTCATCATGTAAAAATAACCATCTCCCTTGGTTGTTTTGATGTGTAATTTTGTTCACGTTGAGAGGGAAATTTCAG
The genomic region above belongs to Glandiceps talaboti chromosome 8, keGlaTala1.1, whole genome shotgun sequence and contains:
- the LOC144438816 gene encoding uncharacterized protein LOC144438816; amino-acid sequence: MSLEIPICREIDPELRALLENRQDDIAETFSPPQSTSNSQISQDENTTTTNIIVQRDSAEAEGNSEDEDHQLDPEEIARLFSISDDLSADEGPRDDLAKSAVELAMKDGCGCKNECFTSLSVDRVWEYRLNVAEYPRDQLDVLILSKLEQSEVLGDTIRGGKRERQYFNYTFVGQSVCEKAWRYIHSIGEKRFKNIKSHYKMYGVVPRNHGLKGKRPVNAYSFEVIQDVFSF